In Helianthus annuus cultivar XRQ/B chromosome 9, HanXRQr2.0-SUNRISE, whole genome shotgun sequence, the following are encoded in one genomic region:
- the LOC110879897 gene encoding protein ROOT INITIATION DEFECTIVE 3: MKEALVVCGDNNLTVGLTIWDIETGVHLLHIPTCASPVHGITCLRNQYLIASQIHRPGSVAAGVIFTWPFSIRYYFVEAIEPVSSKKDGIYLAGGASSGNVYLWEVVDGKLLKTWHAHNSPLTCLAFSDDSSLLISGSEDGSIVVWSMISLLDETDSGSLSTPLSVLAAHESFVTGLLPSSIVSNSVFVSSSLDGTCKVWDLVNGSLLQTWFFPQPITATVLDPAARFLFSGSADGRIFMTPFDVGLMKESTVESKQLTLELTGHKEAITPLTFSRSGLISASEDCTACVWDIVEGVIIRRFHHHKGFITNMVVIPKSSLIPSNNYQRNSTRLPVSLLQKYSQQNDLIRSTVTLISSPEEQQKISRYQSFDLLNWQILDLEMERTPEALQLKVETNIESRL; this comes from the exons ATGAAGGAAGCGTTGGTGGTGTGCGGTGACAACAATTTAACGGTGGGATTGACGATCTGGGACATCGAAACAGGGGTTCATCTTCTTCACATACCCACTTGTGCTTCACCTGTTCATGGAATCACCTGTTTGAGAAATCAATACTTGATTGCTTCTCAGATTCATCGTCCTGGTTCCGTCGCCGCTGGCGTCATCTTCACCTGGCCATTCTCTATAAGGTATTATTT TGTTGAAGCCATTGAGCCGGTTTCCAGTAAAAAAGACGGTATATATTTAGCTGGTGGCGCAAGCTCTGGAAATGTTTATCTTTGGGAG GTGGTAGATGGGAAGCTGCTCAAAACATGGCATGCACATAACTCGCCGTTAACCTGCTTGGCGTTTTCTGACGATTCTTCTCTTCTTATATCTGGTTCCGAAGATGGAAGCATAGTTGTCTGGTCAATGATAAG TTTGTTAGATGAGACAGACTCGGGATCTTTAAGTACACCCCTAAGCGTTTTAGCCGCCCATGAATCTTTCGTAACTGGCCTCTTACCATCGTCAATTGTCTCTAACTCGGTTTTTGTGTCAAGTTCTCTTGATGGCACTTGCAAG GTATGGGACCTAGTAAATGGGAGTCTTTTGCAAACGTGGTTTTTTCCGCAACCAATAACCGCAACAGTTCTTGACCCTGCAGCGAGGTTTCTGTTTTCTGGAAGTGCAGATGGAAGAATATTCATGACCCCATTTGATGTTGGATTAATGAAGGAATCTACTGTTGAGTCAAAGCAACTAACACTTGAATTGACCGGACACAA GGAAGCAATTACGCCATTGACGTTTAGTAGATCTGGTCTCATTTCCGCTTCAGAAGATTGTACTGCTTGCGTATGGGATATTGTTGAAGGTGTGATTATTCGTAGATTTCACCATCATAAAG GTTTTATAACTAATATGGTCGTGATCCCAAAATCTTCACTGATTCCGTCGAATAATTATCAGCGGAATTCTACACGTTTGCCGGTATCTTTGCTGCAAAAGTATTCTCAGCAAAATGATTTAATAAGATCAACTGTTACCCTTATATCTTCACCTGAAGAACAACAAAAAATTAGCCGATATCAAAGTTTCGATTTACTCAACTGGCAGATTCTTGATTTGGAG ATGGAAAGAACACCTGAAGCCTTACAGTTGAAGGTCGAAACAAATATTGAAAGTAGATTGTAG